In Hamadaea flava, a genomic segment contains:
- a CDS encoding ABC transporter substrate-binding protein: MSVTRRGFLSLGAAVAAGSALTGCGVLNGSPATATENKVLSTDPIRVGATLELSGSGTVSGRLQERAIAIALAELNVDGVRVGDSYRKLDVVIRDNQSDGATATDVAEEFAAMGVAAIIGGLSTEAAFATLKVAEAKHVPYLSFCAADAISIPLSTRKFTYKLAPNASDVATRLARRMRAVGQREVVILSTDDTLGSDGVRATKAALTAAGRKLVDTVELAASGKDFAGAAARAVEEKPDAVVVWTSPANAVRAVQALKDTDENPAIYLPPTAIDDDTLKGDNASVMEGVYVLYSPVLAGAPFIVNTASGREIRLFVNRYNQEYGAFSGCMPYAVDALALVAAAARRVSTVEGRRLRGALESTPYDGVAGAYGFSPIDHGGMAPEVLALFQAKGGAWQRL; the protein is encoded by the coding sequence ATGAGTGTCACCCGGCGCGGTTTCCTGTCCCTGGGAGCCGCGGTGGCAGCGGGGTCGGCGCTCACCGGTTGTGGCGTCCTCAACGGTTCGCCGGCGACGGCCACCGAGAACAAGGTGCTGAGCACGGACCCGATCCGGGTCGGCGCGACGCTGGAACTCTCGGGCAGCGGCACGGTCTCCGGTCGGCTGCAAGAACGCGCCATCGCGATCGCCCTGGCCGAACTCAACGTCGACGGCGTACGCGTCGGCGACAGCTATCGCAAGCTCGACGTGGTCATCCGCGACAACCAGAGCGACGGCGCGACCGCGACCGACGTCGCCGAGGAGTTCGCCGCGATGGGCGTAGCCGCCATCATCGGCGGCCTGAGCACCGAAGCCGCGTTCGCCACCCTCAAGGTGGCCGAGGCGAAACACGTGCCGTACCTGTCGTTCTGCGCCGCCGACGCCATCTCCATTCCGTTGAGCACGCGGAAGTTCACCTACAAGCTGGCGCCGAACGCCTCGGATGTCGCGACTCGGCTGGCCCGCCGCATGCGCGCCGTCGGGCAACGGGAGGTCGTCATCCTCTCCACCGACGACACGCTCGGTTCTGACGGCGTACGCGCGACCAAGGCGGCCTTGACGGCGGCCGGACGCAAGTTGGTGGACACCGTCGAGTTGGCCGCCTCGGGCAAGGACTTCGCTGGGGCAGCGGCCCGGGCCGTGGAGGAGAAGCCGGACGCGGTCGTCGTCTGGACGTCGCCCGCCAACGCCGTACGCGCTGTGCAGGCGCTCAAGGACACCGACGAGAACCCGGCGATCTACCTGCCGCCGACCGCGATCGACGACGACACCTTGAAGGGGGACAACGCCTCCGTCATGGAAGGCGTGTACGTCCTCTACTCGCCGGTGCTGGCCGGGGCGCCGTTCATCGTGAACACCGCCAGCGGCCGGGAGATCCGGCTGTTCGTCAACCGCTACAACCAGGAATACGGCGCGTTCAGCGGCTGCATGCCGTACGCCGTCGACGCCCTGGCGCTGGTGGCCGCGGCCGCCCGGCGCGTCTCCACCGTGGAGGGGCGCCGGTTGCGGGGTGCGCTGGAGTCCACCCCCTACGACGGTGTCGCCGGGGCGTACGGCTTCAGCCCGATCGACCACGGCGGTATGGCCCCCGAGGTGCTGGCCCTGTTCCAGGCCAAGGGCGGGGCCTGGCAGCGCCTCTGA
- a CDS encoding GTP-binding protein: MSHRPNVGRVTSAKIVIAGGFGVGKTTLVGSVSEITPLTTEAIMTSAGVGVDDTRQVPGKTTTTVAMDFGRISIDRDLILYLFGTPGQTRFWFMWDELVRGAIGAVVLVDTRRLADCFAAIDFFEHRKLPYVVAINCFDGTQFHSEQDVRDALAISPEVPVLPCDARGRESTKQVLIGLVEYVLSMRRTRTGIPA, encoded by the coding sequence ATGTCGCACCGTCCTAACGTGGGACGGGTGACCTCGGCGAAGATCGTCATCGCCGGTGGCTTCGGCGTGGGCAAGACCACGCTGGTCGGGTCGGTATCGGAGATCACCCCGCTGACCACCGAAGCGATCATGACGTCCGCGGGCGTCGGGGTCGACGACACCCGGCAGGTGCCGGGCAAGACGACGACCACGGTCGCGATGGACTTCGGCCGGATCTCGATCGACCGCGACCTGATCCTGTACCTGTTCGGTACGCCGGGCCAGACGCGGTTCTGGTTCATGTGGGACGAGCTGGTTCGCGGCGCGATCGGCGCGGTCGTCCTCGTCGACACCCGGCGGCTGGCCGACTGCTTCGCGGCGATCGACTTCTTCGAGCACCGCAAGCTGCCGTACGTCGTGGCGATCAACTGCTTCGACGGCACGCAGTTCCACTCCGAGCAGGACGTTCGCGACGCGCTCGCGATCTCTCCGGAGGTCCCGGTGCTGCCGTGTGACGCCCGTGGCCGCGAGTCCACCAAGCAGGTACTCATCGGCCTGGTGGAATACGTGCTGAGCATGCGGCGGACGCGTACCGGCATTCCGGCCTGA
- a CDS encoding DUF742 domain-containing protein, giving the protein MVEREEPTGALVRPYAVTRGRTRPRLEIAIEALVETTMRGRSTQSTKGAGREHQHIASLCDGRLQSLAEIAARMQLPLGVARVLIADMAADGLVAVYEPTSFETNDAVGTELLERVLSGLRRL; this is encoded by the coding sequence ATGGTTGAACGCGAAGAACCGACCGGTGCGCTGGTTCGGCCGTACGCCGTTACCCGAGGTCGCACCCGGCCCAGGCTGGAGATCGCGATCGAAGCGCTGGTGGAGACGACCATGCGTGGCCGGTCGACACAGTCGACCAAAGGCGCGGGCCGGGAACACCAGCACATCGCCTCACTGTGCGACGGCCGCCTGCAGTCGCTGGCCGAGATCGCGGCGCGGATGCAGCTGCCGCTCGGCGTGGCGCGGGTTCTCATCGCTGATATGGCCGCAGATGGTCTCGTCGCGGTCTATGAGCCGACCTCGTTCGAGACCAATGACGCAGTAGGCACTGAGTTGCTGGAGAGGGTGCTGAGTGGACTTCGGAGGCTCTGA
- a CDS encoding roadblock/LC7 domain-containing protein: protein MTSTQDLGWLLANFADRVPGVAHAVAVSADGLLLASSRDLPRDRADQLAAISSGLVSLTQGAARCFEGGAVLQTVVEMDNGFLFLMSISDGSSFAVLAARSCDVGQVGYEMALLVDRVGDALTPAPRAAAGMLN from the coding sequence ATGACATCAACGCAGGATCTGGGTTGGCTCCTCGCCAACTTCGCGGATCGCGTCCCGGGAGTCGCCCACGCGGTCGCAGTCTCCGCCGACGGCCTGCTCCTGGCGTCGTCACGTGACCTGCCGCGGGACCGCGCCGACCAGTTGGCGGCGATCTCCTCCGGCCTGGTCAGCCTGACCCAGGGCGCCGCGCGGTGCTTCGAGGGCGGGGCTGTCCTGCAGACCGTCGTGGAGATGGACAACGGGTTCCTGTTCCTGATGTCCATTTCGGACGGTTCCTCGTTCGCCGTTCTCGCCGCGCGCAGCTGCGACGTCGGTCAGGTCGGCTACGAGATGGCGCTGCTGGTGGACCGGGTGGGCGACGCGCTCACGCCGGCCCCGCGGGCGGCGGCGGGCATGCTCAACTGA
- a CDS encoding sensor histidine kinase, translating to MPIWAKLGLIMVVPTLATIVVGVNGLVGQMDTVELADRARTFANVNTEAGELAHELQEERAKAVMALGAGTDKAARQTALSALDQVITATDKAKDDYLQQVQSLSTTDLPAKFTATLENVTQGLQALGPVRDGTKNAKSQASDVASTYSSIIGDLNQLRDYTARLAGDTSLSERMQAGAQLAKYKEYQAQKRIIVLNAFASGTMTTQMKDDYIATLMGSEQAFNAFKLLATADEFEIWTTRTSGRAFREVSLDQGLIESMSSPQMSTLTFTAQNWDQSHSEAADLVRKVEEKVDADAASEATRVRDNVTRQVLVQTGLLLGALILAILFAWLVARSMARSLRELRHGALNVAQYGLPQAVARLRDPSISAQLSPAQVATQIADPLPVRSKDEFGQVTEAFNAVHLEAVRTAAEQAALRSSVATMFVNLARRSQILVDRLIGHLDRLERGEEDPDRLAELFQLDHLATRMRRNDENLLVLAGADSTRVQRDPASLVDVLRAAQSEVEHYTRIEFGTVDRDIEVASHAVNDLVHLVAELFDNATAFSPPDSIVMVEARRVGDRAVLYVEDQGIGISNEMLADINERLATPPMVDVAVSRMMGLVVVARLAARHGVKTELRPATDRGTIADVTLPQSVLVPRALSGRGQAPSRPVTPQTPPAQTPPRSPFAQPLALESGPVQRQAPGQRPGQAQRPAYEQQPPRIFEAPAAPNVPPMPEPVNGRSMPAWSDLTGANGRPAAPAGPVNGSGPADHNPLPTRRPQESWTVDGELMSDGVGIPRQMPTSPEAMPTTGTPPISSVPVSGYPVSGAPVSGYPVSGVPVSSAPVSSTPVSSTPVSGPASASPTAPSLPVWPPVTMPTTPNVPTTPSVGEPLPQRPTERTSDYPAVPTAGAEPRPTLAYVPPAPAMPDRQVPPADETMELPIFRELESAWFRTRKPAAGELADAADASATAQIPRITAETAAGPYATVPATEQATGQYPTIAGGGARDGEQQRSSTMAGSAGMGSNDRPTGYTVPAPYAPSWQTIADDGWKAATAAASASNEDSTEVTGSGLPKRVPMAQLVPGGVDKGGTTLDRRTPEGVRGLLSAYHRGVQRGRTQQKDDDSTAGSNPNGRQGGKEHEA from the coding sequence ATGCCCATCTGGGCCAAACTTGGCCTCATCATGGTGGTGCCGACGCTGGCCACCATCGTCGTCGGTGTCAACGGTCTGGTCGGCCAGATGGATACGGTCGAGCTGGCGGACCGTGCGCGTACCTTCGCGAACGTCAACACCGAGGCCGGCGAGCTCGCCCATGAGCTGCAGGAAGAACGGGCCAAGGCGGTCATGGCGCTGGGCGCCGGCACCGACAAGGCGGCCCGGCAGACCGCGCTGAGCGCGCTCGACCAGGTCATCACCGCGACGGACAAGGCCAAGGACGACTACCTCCAGCAGGTGCAGTCGCTCTCGACGACCGACCTGCCCGCCAAGTTCACCGCGACGCTGGAGAACGTCACCCAGGGTCTGCAGGCGCTCGGCCCGGTCCGGGACGGCACGAAGAACGCCAAGTCCCAGGCGAGCGACGTCGCCTCGACCTACAGCTCGATCATCGGCGACCTGAACCAGCTGAGGGACTACACCGCGCGGTTGGCCGGCGACACCTCGCTGTCCGAGCGGATGCAGGCCGGCGCGCAGCTCGCCAAGTACAAGGAATATCAGGCGCAGAAGCGGATCATCGTCCTGAACGCGTTCGCCAGCGGCACCATGACGACGCAGATGAAGGACGACTACATCGCCACCCTGATGGGTTCCGAGCAGGCATTCAACGCGTTCAAGCTGCTCGCGACGGCGGACGAGTTCGAGATCTGGACCACCCGCACCAGCGGCCGGGCATTCCGAGAGGTCAGCCTCGACCAGGGGCTGATCGAGTCGATGAGCTCGCCGCAGATGTCCACCTTGACGTTCACCGCGCAGAACTGGGACCAGTCGCACTCCGAGGCGGCCGACCTCGTCCGCAAGGTGGAAGAGAAGGTCGACGCCGACGCGGCCAGCGAGGCGACCCGCGTCCGGGACAACGTCACCCGGCAGGTCCTGGTGCAGACCGGTCTGCTGCTCGGCGCGCTGATCCTGGCGATCCTGTTCGCCTGGCTCGTGGCCCGGTCGATGGCCCGGTCGCTGCGCGAACTGCGGCACGGCGCGCTCAACGTCGCCCAGTACGGGCTGCCCCAGGCGGTCGCCCGGCTGCGTGATCCGTCGATCTCCGCGCAGCTGTCCCCGGCCCAGGTCGCGACGCAGATCGCCGACCCGCTGCCGGTCCGCAGCAAGGACGAGTTCGGCCAGGTGACCGAGGCGTTCAACGCCGTCCACCTGGAAGCCGTGCGTACCGCGGCCGAGCAGGCCGCCCTGCGGTCCTCGGTCGCGACGATGTTCGTCAACCTGGCCCGCCGTTCGCAGATCCTGGTCGACCGGCTCATCGGCCACCTCGACCGGCTCGAACGCGGCGAGGAGGACCCGGACCGGCTGGCCGAGCTGTTCCAGCTCGACCACCTCGCCACCCGGATGCGCCGCAACGACGAAAACCTCCTGGTGCTGGCGGGCGCCGACTCGACCCGCGTCCAGCGCGACCCGGCGTCCCTGGTGGACGTGCTCCGCGCCGCGCAGTCCGAGGTCGAGCACTACACGCGCATCGAGTTCGGCACGGTCGACCGGGACATCGAGGTCGCCTCGCACGCCGTCAACGACCTCGTCCACCTCGTTGCCGAGCTGTTCGACAACGCGACCGCGTTCTCGCCGCCGGACTCGATCGTCATGGTCGAGGCGCGGCGGGTCGGCGACCGAGCCGTCCTCTACGTCGAGGACCAGGGCATCGGCATCTCCAACGAGATGCTCGCCGACATCAACGAGCGGCTCGCCACGCCACCCATGGTGGACGTGGCGGTCTCCCGGATGATGGGCCTGGTCGTGGTCGCGCGGCTCGCCGCCCGGCATGGCGTCAAGACCGAGCTGCGGCCCGCCACCGACCGGGGCACCATCGCCGACGTCACGCTGCCGCAGTCCGTGCTCGTGCCGCGGGCGCTGTCCGGGCGCGGTCAGGCCCCGAGCCGGCCTGTCACCCCGCAGACGCCGCCGGCCCAGACGCCGCCGCGCTCCCCGTTCGCACAGCCGCTGGCGCTGGAGAGCGGGCCGGTGCAGCGCCAGGCGCCGGGCCAGCGTCCGGGCCAGGCCCAGCGTCCGGCGTACGAGCAGCAGCCGCCTCGCATCTTCGAAGCGCCGGCCGCCCCGAACGTCCCGCCGATGCCCGAGCCGGTCAACGGCCGCTCGATGCCGGCGTGGTCCGACCTCACCGGAGCCAACGGCCGCCCGGCCGCCCCGGCCGGCCCGGTCAACGGATCCGGCCCGGCCGACCACAACCCGCTGCCGACTCGCCGGCCGCAGGAGAGCTGGACGGTCGACGGCGAACTGATGTCGGACGGCGTGGGCATCCCGCGTCAGATGCCGACCTCGCCGGAGGCGATGCCCACGACGGGCACCCCGCCGATCAGCAGCGTCCCGGTCAGCGGGTACCCGGTGAGCGGCGCTCCGGTCAGCGGATACCCCGTCAGCGGCGTACCGGTCAGCTCGGCTCCCGTCAGTTCCACTCCGGTCAGCTCGACCCCGGTCAGCGGCCCGGCGAGCGCTTCGCCGACCGCGCCGTCGCTGCCGGTCTGGCCGCCGGTCACCATGCCGACGACGCCCAACGTTCCGACGACGCCGTCGGTCGGCGAGCCGCTGCCGCAGCGCCCGACCGAGCGGACGTCTGACTACCCGGCCGTTCCGACAGCCGGGGCGGAGCCGCGGCCGACTCTCGCGTACGTGCCGCCCGCGCCCGCCATGCCGGATCGGCAGGTGCCGCCCGCGGACGAGACGATGGAGCTGCCGATCTTCCGGGAGCTGGAATCGGCCTGGTTCCGGACGCGGAAGCCGGCCGCCGGCGAACTGGCCGACGCGGCCGACGCCTCGGCCACAGCGCAGATCCCGCGGATCACCGCGGAGACGGCCGCCGGGCCGTACGCCACCGTTCCCGCGACCGAGCAGGCCACGGGACAGTATCCGACGATCGCCGGTGGGGGCGCTCGGGACGGAGAGCAACAGCGTTCGAGCACGATGGCGGGTAGTGCAGGCATGGGGAGCAACGACCGCCCTACGGGGTACACGGTTCCGGCGCCGTACGCGCCGAGCTGGCAGACGATCGCCGACGACGGCTGGAAGGCGGCCACGGCGGCCGCGTCCGCCTCGAACGAGGATTCGACCGAAGTGACCGGCTCCGGCCTGCCCAAGCGTGTTCCGATGGCGCAGCTGGTCCCGGGCGGTGTGGACAAGGGCGGCACGACGCTGGACCGGCGTACGCCCGAAGGTGTTCGCGGCCTGCTCTCCGCATACCACCGCGGTGTGCAGCGAGGCCGTACGCAGCAGAAAGACGATGACTCGACCGCTGGTTCGAACCCGAACGGGCGGCAAGGTGGCAAGGAGCATGAGGCATGA
- a CDS encoding adenosine deaminase has product MVAPSYAEIVNAPKALLHDHLDGGLRPATIVELAAEIGHELPETDPDALGRWFSAAADSGSLERYLETFGHTVAVMQTAAALRRVAAECALDLALDGVVYAEVRYAPEQHLENGLTLAEVVEAVLAGFAEGTAQAAALGRTIRIGCLLTAMRHAARSMEIAELAVAYRDAGVVGFDIAGAEAGYPPTRHLDAFEYLQRENFHFTIHAGEAFGLPSIWQAIQWCGADRLGHGVRIVDDIGPAESAGGLGGGRRLGRLAAYVRDKRIPLELCPSSNVQTGAAPSIAEHPIGLLRDLRFRATVNTDNRLMSGTSMSREMALLVEAFGYGWAELQWFTINAMKSAFIPFDERLAIINDTIKPAYAKLIGTA; this is encoded by the coding sequence ATGGTCGCACCCAGCTACGCCGAGATCGTCAACGCCCCGAAGGCCCTGCTCCACGACCACCTCGACGGCGGCCTGCGACCCGCGACCATCGTCGAGCTGGCCGCCGAGATCGGCCATGAGCTGCCGGAGACCGATCCCGACGCGCTCGGGCGCTGGTTCTCCGCCGCCGCCGACTCCGGTTCGCTGGAGCGCTACCTGGAGACTTTCGGGCACACCGTGGCGGTCATGCAGACCGCGGCGGCGCTGCGCCGGGTGGCCGCCGAGTGCGCGCTCGACCTGGCCCTGGACGGCGTGGTCTACGCCGAGGTCCGGTACGCCCCGGAGCAGCACCTGGAGAACGGGTTGACGCTGGCCGAGGTGGTCGAGGCGGTGCTGGCCGGGTTCGCCGAGGGCACCGCCCAGGCCGCCGCGCTGGGCCGGACGATCCGGATCGGCTGCCTGCTCACGGCGATGCGGCACGCCGCCCGGTCGATGGAGATCGCCGAGCTGGCCGTGGCCTACCGGGACGCCGGGGTGGTCGGCTTCGACATCGCCGGAGCCGAGGCGGGTTACCCGCCCACCCGACACCTCGATGCTTTCGAATATCTACAACGTGAGAATTTTCACTTCACCATCCACGCCGGCGAAGCCTTCGGCCTGCCCTCGATCTGGCAGGCCATTCAGTGGTGCGGCGCCGACCGGCTCGGCCACGGGGTGCGGATCGTGGACGACATCGGCCCGGCGGAGTCGGCCGGTGGGCTTGGTGGCGGTCGGCGGCTCGGACGGTTGGCGGCATATGTCCGGGATAAGCGGATCCCGCTCGAACTCTGTCCTTCGTCGAACGTCCAGACCGGAGCCGCCCCGTCGATCGCGGAGCACCCGATCGGCCTCCTGCGGGATCTGCGCTTCCGGGCCACCGTCAACACGGACAACCGGTTGATGAGCGGGACGTCCATGAGCCGGGAGATGGCGCTGCTGGTGGAGGCGTTCGGCTACGGCTGGGCCGAGCTGCAGTGGTTCACCATCAACGCGATGAAGAGCGCGTTCATCCCGTTCGACGAGCGACTGGCCATCATCAACGACACCATCAAACCCGCGTACGCGAAGCTGATCGGAACCGCGTAG
- a CDS encoding putative RNA methyltransferase — MIHTVLAALRCPVCREALHQSDGSLRCPRGHSFDRARQGYVHLGTGRKLPEGDTTDMVAARSAFLQAGHYQGVRTTVAGFVPPSAALIADIGAGTGYYLAGALDAAPEAAGIALDVAKPALRRAARAHPRAEAVLADVWAGLPLADGCLDVLLNVFAPRNGAEFRRVLRPDGRLVVVTPLPRHLAELRERYGLLDVDPDKAERLAATLREFDLVGAEELEFPLRLTPDEVRALVGMGPNAFHSAAPDADAVTTVTAAVRVAAYAPADRQLAGR; from the coding sequence CTGATCCACACCGTACTGGCCGCCTTGCGCTGCCCGGTCTGCCGCGAGGCGCTCCACCAGTCCGACGGCTCGCTGCGCTGCCCGCGCGGCCACAGCTTCGATCGCGCCCGGCAGGGCTACGTGCACCTCGGCACGGGTCGCAAGCTCCCCGAGGGCGACACGACTGACATGGTCGCCGCCCGTTCCGCGTTCCTGCAGGCCGGTCACTACCAAGGAGTACGCACGACGGTGGCGGGCTTCGTCCCCCCGTCGGCGGCACTGATCGCGGACATCGGCGCGGGGACCGGCTATTACCTGGCCGGCGCGCTGGACGCCGCCCCTGAGGCCGCCGGGATCGCCCTCGACGTGGCCAAGCCCGCGCTGCGCCGGGCGGCTCGCGCACACCCCCGGGCCGAGGCCGTCCTCGCCGACGTGTGGGCTGGACTGCCGCTGGCCGACGGATGTCTCGACGTCCTGCTGAACGTCTTCGCACCCCGTAACGGGGCGGAGTTCCGCCGTGTCCTGCGCCCGGACGGCCGCCTGGTGGTCGTCACGCCGCTGCCGCGGCACCTCGCCGAGCTGCGGGAGCGCTACGGACTACTCGACGTCGACCCGGACAAGGCCGAGCGGTTGGCCGCCACGTTGCGTGAGTTCGACCTGGTCGGGGCGGAGGAGCTGGAGTTCCCGCTCCGGCTGACCCCAGACGAGGTACGCGCCCTGGTCGGGATGGGTCCCAACGCCTTCCACTCGGCGGCGCCGGACGCCGACGCCGTCACCACGGTCACCGCCGCCGTCCGTGTCGCCGCGTACGCCCCCGCCGACCGTCAGCTAGCCGGCCGGTAG
- a CDS encoding DUF4272 domain-containing protein has protein sequence MAEVLAPDPVATRLANLAELQRLGLPLPPETFPFVWEPGDLVSLRPTREIEARAAVLAVILERCFGMPPEIALAWLDENRLNDEVTDFEFDFIKGGVGDHHAFALHLDALAALTWVLGLSRRLDPTNPPDPHGPLLPDFAAGESFAHWRARMLPAPRETELVAAVLDLYYCLDWAFLAVEAAGGDRPGVLGSAAIGQRRWGLEWAVVFSGPYQDPPGGWEEIDLST, from the coding sequence GTGGCCGAAGTCCTCGCCCCTGACCCGGTCGCCACGCGCCTCGCCAACCTAGCGGAACTGCAACGACTGGGCCTGCCGCTGCCGCCGGAGACCTTCCCGTTCGTCTGGGAGCCCGGCGACCTGGTGTCGCTGCGCCCCACCCGGGAGATCGAGGCCCGCGCCGCGGTCCTCGCCGTCATCCTGGAACGCTGCTTCGGCATGCCGCCCGAGATCGCGCTCGCCTGGCTGGACGAGAACCGGCTCAACGACGAGGTCACCGACTTCGAGTTCGACTTCATCAAGGGCGGCGTCGGCGATCACCACGCCTTCGCCCTGCACCTGGACGCGCTGGCCGCACTGACCTGGGTTCTCGGGCTGAGCCGGCGGCTCGACCCGACCAACCCGCCCGACCCGCACGGTCCGCTGCTGCCCGACTTCGCCGCCGGGGAGTCCTTCGCCCACTGGCGGGCCCGGATGCTGCCGGCCCCCCGGGAGACGGAACTGGTGGCGGCCGTCCTCGACCTCTACTACTGCCTCGACTGGGCGTTCCTCGCGGTGGAGGCCGCGGGCGGCGACCGGCCGGGCGTACTGGGGTCGGCGGCGATCGGTCAACGCCGGTGGGGACTGGAATGGGCGGTCGTGTTCTCCGGGCCCTATCAGGATCCGCCCGGCGGCTGGGAAGAGATCGACCTCTCCACCTAG
- a CDS encoding thymidine phosphorylase — protein sequence MGFAAVDVIRAKRDGGVLSDEQIDWVVDAYTKGSVADEQMSALAMAILLRGMTPGEIARWTAAMIASGERLDLSSVPRPTVDKHSTGGVGDKITLPLTPLVASLGAAVPQLSGRGLGHTGGTLDKLESISGWRAALSNDEFIAQLARVGAVICQAGEGLAPADRKLYALRDVTGTVEAIPLIASSIMSKKIAEGTSALVLDVKVGSGAFMKSVDGARELAQTMVQLGKAHGVTTVALLTDMSTPLGLAVGNALEVEESLEVLAGGGPADVVELTLALAREMLATVGIETDPAAALRDGRAMDKWREMIAAQGGDSGAPLARAKEIEVVRAPQAGYVAGVDAMGVGLAAWRLGAGRARKEDPVTEGAGVLLKVKPGDPVNTGDVLCELHADDPARIPAALADATGAFTFSDAAVAAQPLVIDRVA from the coding sequence ATGGGATTCGCCGCAGTCGACGTGATCCGCGCCAAGCGGGACGGCGGCGTACTCAGCGATGAGCAGATCGACTGGGTCGTCGACGCGTACACGAAAGGGTCGGTCGCGGACGAGCAGATGTCCGCGCTGGCCATGGCGATCCTGCTGCGAGGCATGACGCCCGGGGAGATCGCCCGGTGGACGGCCGCGATGATCGCGTCGGGTGAGCGACTCGACCTGTCGAGCGTGCCCCGGCCGACCGTGGACAAGCACTCCACTGGTGGGGTCGGCGACAAGATCACGCTGCCGTTGACGCCGCTGGTCGCCTCGCTGGGCGCGGCCGTGCCGCAGTTGTCCGGGCGCGGACTCGGCCACACCGGCGGCACGCTCGACAAGCTGGAATCGATCTCAGGCTGGCGGGCGGCGCTGTCCAACGACGAGTTCATCGCCCAGCTCGCCCGGGTCGGCGCGGTGATCTGCCAGGCCGGCGAAGGGCTCGCACCGGCCGACCGCAAGCTCTACGCGCTCCGCGACGTCACCGGCACGGTCGAGGCCATCCCGCTGATCGCCAGCTCGATCATGAGCAAGAAGATCGCGGAGGGCACCTCGGCCCTGGTCCTCGACGTGAAGGTCGGCTCAGGCGCGTTCATGAAGTCGGTCGACGGCGCCCGCGAACTGGCCCAGACCATGGTCCAGCTCGGCAAGGCCCACGGCGTCACCACGGTCGCCCTGCTGACCGACATGAGCACCCCGCTCGGCTTGGCCGTCGGCAACGCGCTCGAGGTCGAGGAGTCGCTCGAGGTGCTCGCCGGCGGCGGCCCCGCCGACGTCGTGGAACTCACCCTCGCGCTGGCCCGCGAGATGCTCGCGACGGTGGGCATCGAGACCGACCCGGCCGCCGCGCTGCGCGACGGCCGCGCCATGGACAAATGGCGGGAGATGATCGCGGCCCAGGGCGGCGACTCCGGCGCACCACTCGCGCGGGCCAAGGAGATCGAAGTGGTACGCGCACCGCAGGCCGGTTACGTGGCGGGCGTGGACGCGATGGGCGTCGGCCTGGCGGCGTGGCGGCTCGGCGCGGGCCGGGCCCGCAAGGAGGACCCGGTGACCGAGGGGGCCGGCGTACTGCTCAAGGTCAAGCCGGGCGACCCGGTGAACACCGGGGACGTCCTCTGCGAACTGCACGCCGACGACCCGGCCCGGATTCCGGCCGCGCTCGCCGACGCGACCGGCGCGTTCACCTTCTCGGACGCCGCCGTCGCCGCTCAGCCGCTCGTGATCGACCGGGTAGCGTAG